The Chitinophagales bacterium genome has a window encoding:
- a CDS encoding DNA primase — MIAPESIQEVMDRADITDVVGQFVRLKKRGANYIANCPFHNEKTPSFYVSAAKGIYKCFGCGKGGNVVTFIQEHEKLTYPEAIKWLADYYKIEIQETEKTPEQQQQQAAEESLRIINEYAAQYFTDTLLNTEEGQAIGMSYFKQRGFRKETIEKFRLGYCPEGYDTFAREAIQKGYKPDLLERSGLIKHRNDKYYDVYHGRVIFPIQAMTGRVLGFGARILKKNEKAPKYINSPENELYNKSRVLYGMHQSRQAISKLDECFLVEGYTDVISLHQGGVENVVSSSGTSLTDGQLRLIGQITKNLTILYDGDSAGVKAALRGLDLALEHSFNVQLVLLPEGNDPDSFIQEKGAEEFHQYVKDHKKDVIGFRLEVGLKEVGDDPVKKSKLVNEIAESISKINKAEDFSLQDYYIKKASDALEVDLTGMINLVNKNIREKLDNERKHRAKEEAAQEPVPQEYLPQEELVEDKGDEEQEWELVRILLEHGNKDYEQYNNVAALIHERIDPDLIESDMARMIYDSYYAYESEKGELPGANFFNQFPDVAMQNKLAGLMHTRNEISHNWKDIYGISTLNGEMNYINEIDSALSYFELKKLKQVQDEVLKRIKAEQDQVRLTALISKHLELKRAEADILKRTGTVIVKKPGK; from the coding sequence ATGATAGCCCCCGAATCGATACAGGAAGTAATGGACCGCGCCGATATAACCGACGTGGTAGGGCAGTTCGTACGCCTGAAAAAACGTGGTGCCAACTATATTGCCAATTGCCCTTTCCATAACGAGAAGACGCCCTCCTTCTATGTATCAGCAGCTAAAGGGATTTACAAATGTTTCGGTTGCGGTAAAGGAGGCAATGTGGTTACGTTCATACAGGAGCATGAAAAACTCACCTATCCCGAAGCTATCAAGTGGCTGGCCGATTACTATAAGATAGAGATACAGGAGACGGAGAAGACTCCGGAGCAGCAGCAACAGCAGGCAGCAGAAGAAAGCCTGCGTATCATCAATGAATATGCAGCGCAATACTTTACAGACACCCTGCTGAATACCGAAGAAGGACAGGCAATAGGTATGTCCTATTTCAAACAGCGTGGTTTCCGCAAAGAGACAATAGAGAAATTCAGGCTTGGTTATTGCCCTGAAGGCTACGATACCTTTGCCAGAGAGGCTATACAGAAAGGCTACAAGCCCGACCTTCTGGAAAGATCAGGGCTTATCAAGCATCGTAATGATAAGTACTACGATGTGTACCACGGCAGAGTGATATTCCCGATACAGGCCATGACAGGACGTGTATTAGGGTTTGGTGCGCGGATACTGAAGAAGAACGAAAAAGCACCCAAATACATCAACTCGCCGGAGAATGAACTGTACAACAAAAGTCGTGTGCTATATGGCATGCACCAGTCCCGGCAGGCTATCAGCAAGCTGGATGAGTGCTTCCTTGTAGAAGGATATACCGATGTTATATCTCTGCACCAGGGAGGTGTGGAGAACGTGGTTTCCAGTAGTGGCACATCGCTTACCGACGGACAACTACGTCTCATAGGCCAGATAACAAAGAACCTGACCATACTATACGATGGAGACTCTGCAGGTGTAAAAGCCGCCCTGCGCGGTTTAGACCTTGCACTTGAGCATAGCTTTAACGTACAACTGGTACTCCTGCCCGAGGGCAACGACCCTGACAGCTTCATACAGGAGAAAGGTGCAGAAGAGTTTCATCAGTATGTAAAAGACCATAAGAAAGATGTCATTGGTTTCAGGCTGGAAGTAGGCCTGAAAGAAGTAGGTGACGACCCGGTGAAGAAATCGAAACTGGTGAACGAGATAGCGGAAAGCATCTCGAAGATCAACAAGGCTGAGGACTTCTCATTGCAGGACTACTATATCAAAAAAGCATCTGATGCACTTGAAGTAGATCTGACAGGAATGATCAACCTGGTGAACAAAAATATCAGGGAGAAGCTGGATAATGAGCGTAAACACCGGGCAAAAGAAGAGGCCGCACAGGAGCCTGTTCCACAGGAATACCTGCCGCAGGAAGAACTGGTTGAAGACAAAGGAGATGAAGAACAGGAATGGGAACTGGTAAGGATATTGCTGGAACACGGCAATAAAGACTATGAGCAATACAATAATGTAGCCGCACTTATTCATGAACGTATAGACCCCGACCTGATAGAAAGTGATATGGCACGTATGATATACGACAGTTATTACGCCTACGAATCAGAAAAAGGAGAACTGCCTGGCGCGAATTTCTTCAACCAGTTTCCCGATGTAGCTATGCAAAACAAACTGGCCGGCCTGATGCACACCCGCAACGAGATAAGCCATAACTGGAAAGACATATACGGCATCAGCACCCTGAATGGCGAAATGAACTATATCAACGAAATAGACAGTGCCCTCTCCTACTTCGAACTAAAAAAGCTGAAACAGGTGCAAGACGAAGTACTGAAACGAATAAAGGCCGAGCAGGACCAGGTAAGGCTTACCGCACTCATCAGCAAACACCTTGAACTAAAACGCGCCGAAGCCGACATACTGAAACGCACCGGTACCGTCATTGTAAAAAAGCCTGGTAAGTGA
- the secE gene encoding preprotein translocase subunit SecE, whose translation MSKFGSYIQAAYDELIHKVSWPSWDELQQTTIIVLVALVILTLMIFGMDFVSEKALTLLYSILG comes from the coding sequence ATGAGCAAATTCGGATCCTATATCCAGGCTGCCTACGACGAACTGATACACAAAGTATCATGGCCGTCCTGGGACGAACTGCAACAAACAACCATTATCGTATTGGTGGCATTGGTTATCCTGACACTGATGATATTTGGTATGGACTTCGTGTCAGAAAAGGCACTGACCTTATTGTACAGCATTTTAGGATAA
- the mltG gene encoding endolytic transglycosylase MltG, with protein sequence MNKTKKKRYTGLWLLLSLLLIAGAGGFVYYKVFGPNTGDLHQGEYLYIPTGASYLLVYDELINGGYIDDPASFDILAHRANYPASIKPGKYKVPKGISNYELIRKLRSGKQEPVKLVINKLRTKADFIQFVSARLEPDSAAIAAILSDNELLKTYGFDTTTALAAIIPDTYEFYWNTGAEKVYARLVDYYNRFWTEDRKQQAFARSLTPLQVMVLASIVEEETNRADERATVASVYLNRLKFGMKLQADPTVKFAVNDFALKRILNIHLEFDSPYNTYLYAGLPPGPITTPSKSSIEAVLNAKETDYIYFCAKEDFSGYHNFASNYKEHMKNAREYQKALNENGIK encoded by the coding sequence ATGAATAAAACAAAAAAGAAAAGATATACAGGTTTATGGCTTTTACTCTCTCTCTTATTAATAGCAGGAGCAGGAGGTTTTGTTTACTATAAAGTATTTGGACCCAATACAGGCGACCTGCACCAGGGAGAATACCTGTACATACCCACGGGAGCGTCTTACCTGCTGGTATACGACGAATTGATAAACGGTGGGTATATCGACGACCCTGCCAGTTTTGATATATTGGCACACAGGGCAAATTACCCCGCAAGTATAAAACCAGGCAAGTATAAGGTACCAAAAGGCATCAGTAACTATGAGCTGATCAGGAAACTGAGATCAGGGAAACAGGAACCCGTAAAACTGGTCATTAATAAGCTGCGCACCAAAGCCGACTTTATTCAGTTTGTATCTGCAAGACTTGAACCGGATTCTGCCGCAATCGCAGCAATACTGAGCGACAATGAACTACTGAAAACCTATGGTTTTGATACAACCACTGCGCTGGCAGCCATCATACCCGACACCTATGAGTTTTACTGGAATACTGGAGCTGAAAAGGTATATGCAAGATTAGTTGACTATTACAACCGTTTCTGGACCGAGGATCGTAAGCAACAGGCATTTGCCAGATCGCTCACGCCATTACAAGTAATGGTATTGGCCTCTATTGTAGAAGAGGAAACTAACAGGGCTGATGAACGTGCCACAGTAGCATCGGTTTACCTCAACAGGCTTAAGTTTGGCATGAAACTCCAGGCCGACCCTACCGTAAAATTTGCCGTTAACGACTTCGCTCTGAAAAGAATATTGAATATCCACCTTGAGTTCGACTCCCCATACAATACGTACCTGTATGCCGGGCTGCCTCCGGGGCCTATCACAACCCCTTCAAAATCCAGCATCGAAGCTGTACTGAATGCTAAAGAGACAGATTACATTTATTTCTGTGCAAAAGAAGACTTCAGCGGTTATCACAACTTTGCCAGCAACTACAAAGAGCACATGAAAAATGCCCGTGAATACCAGAAGGCACTGAATGAGAATGGTATAAAATAA
- a CDS encoding M13 family metallopeptidase: MNRKFMGPVAAILLLSACNNADKKEAKGDILLANVDTTINPADDFFQYANGGWIKGHPIPDDETGWGIAYLVQDELYARLLHINEEAVKNKNATGTDKQIADFWQTAMDTVTIEKQGIAPLQPELDKIAALQTKEEVMKQAADMHRYGVGVFFGEGVGQDAMNSEVMSYTLWQGGLGLPNRDYYFNTDERTTNIRDAYPGYISKVFQLTGVPAAEADAKAAGIVALETKLAEKSRKLEDLRDPYANYNKMAVSNLKKISPTIDWAATIKEIGANNVDTVIVGQPEFYTQLDKVLSATDIQVLKDYMAFHLVKDMGSYLSNAFVDANFDYYSKLIYGAKENKPRWKRVLNAEEGAMGEALGQLFAKEYFNDRAKKRYEDIVENVRTAYKARIDNLGWMTDSTKQKAQAKLAAITKKVGYPDKWKDFSSLKIGRESYAQNMMSAHMWWNTYDLAKLGKPVDRNEWDMTPQTYNAYYNPSNNEIVLPAGIFTVPGYRDEELDDALVYGYAAASTVGHEITHGFDDEGRQFDAKGNLKNWWAKMDEEQFTQRANVLVGQFNQFMPVDTMHINGAATLGENLADLGGILIGLDAFKQTETYKKGEKISGFTPLQRFFLGYALGWMYEIRKESLASRIMTDVHSPAKYRVNGPFPNVPEFYEAFNVQPGNKMYLPDSMRVKLW; this comes from the coding sequence ATGAACAGGAAGTTCATGGGGCCGGTTGCGGCTATTTTGTTACTGTCGGCGTGTAATAATGCTGATAAAAAGGAAGCTAAGGGGGATATACTGCTTGCGAATGTTGATACTACAATCAACCCGGCGGATGATTTCTTCCAGTATGCCAATGGTGGCTGGATAAAAGGGCACCCGATACCCGATGATGAAACAGGCTGGGGCATCGCTTACCTGGTGCAAGACGAACTGTACGCACGTTTGCTGCACATAAATGAAGAAGCAGTAAAGAATAAGAACGCAACAGGTACAGACAAGCAGATAGCCGATTTCTGGCAGACAGCTATGGATACGGTTACAATAGAAAAGCAGGGTATCGCTCCGCTACAGCCTGAACTGGATAAGATAGCAGCTTTGCAAACCAAAGAAGAGGTGATGAAGCAGGCTGCGGATATGCATCGTTATGGTGTGGGTGTTTTCTTTGGAGAGGGTGTAGGGCAGGATGCCATGAACAGCGAGGTGATGTCGTACACATTATGGCAAGGCGGACTAGGGCTGCCTAACCGTGATTATTACTTCAATACAGATGAGCGCACGACCAATATACGTGACGCTTATCCGGGTTATATCTCAAAAGTGTTTCAACTGACGGGCGTGCCGGCTGCTGAAGCAGATGCAAAAGCTGCAGGTATAGTAGCACTGGAGACGAAGCTGGCAGAAAAGTCGCGCAAGCTGGAAGATCTGCGTGACCCTTATGCCAACTACAATAAAATGGCAGTAAGCAACCTGAAAAAAATATCGCCAACCATTGACTGGGCTGCTACGATAAAAGAGATAGGTGCCAATAATGTAGATACCGTGATAGTCGGACAGCCGGAATTCTATACCCAGTTGGACAAAGTATTGTCTGCAACTGACATACAGGTGTTAAAGGATTATATGGCTTTTCATCTTGTAAAGGATATGGGGAGCTACCTGAGTAATGCTTTTGTCGATGCAAATTTTGACTATTACAGCAAGCTGATATATGGTGCCAAGGAAAACAAGCCACGCTGGAAACGTGTACTTAATGCCGAAGAAGGCGCAATGGGCGAGGCCCTGGGACAGTTGTTTGCCAAAGAATATTTTAATGATAGGGCTAAGAAGCGTTATGAAGATATAGTAGAGAATGTACGCACTGCCTATAAGGCACGTATAGACAACCTAGGTTGGATGACGGATAGCACCAAACAAAAGGCACAGGCGAAACTGGCAGCTATCACAAAGAAGGTAGGTTACCCTGATAAGTGGAAAGATTTTTCTTCGTTGAAGATAGGCCGTGAGTCGTACGCACAGAATATGATGAGTGCCCACATGTGGTGGAATACATATGACCTGGCTAAATTGGGCAAGCCTGTTGACCGTAATGAGTGGGATATGACACCACAAACCTATAATGCTTACTACAACCCATCAAATAATGAGATAGTACTGCCGGCGGGTATATTTACCGTGCCGGGATATAGGGACGAAGAACTGGATGATGCATTGGTGTATGGTTATGCGGCAGCATCAACCGTTGGTCATGAGATAACCCATGGTTTTGATGATGAAGGCAGGCAGTTTGATGCAAAAGGCAACTTGAAGAACTGGTGGGCAAAAATGGATGAAGAGCAATTCACTCAGCGTGCCAACGTACTGGTAGGGCAGTTCAACCAATTTATGCCTGTAGATACCATGCATATAAACGGTGCAGCTACACTGGGTGAGAACCTGGCAGACCTGGGTGGTATATTGATAGGGCTGGATGCTTTTAAGCAAACAGAGACCTATAAGAAAGGAGAGAAAATAAGTGGTTTTACACCACTGCAGCGTTTTTTCCTGGGGTATGCCCTGGGTTGGATGTACGAGATACGTAAAGAGTCGTTGGCCAGCAGGATAATGACAGATGTGCACTCACCTGCCAAGTACAGGGTGAACGGTCCGTTCCCGAACGTGCCTGAGTTTTACGAAGCATTCAATGTGCAGCCCGGTAATAAAATGTACCTGCCTGATAGTATGCGGGTGAAGCTGTGGTAG
- a CDS encoding 2-C-methyl-D-erythritol 4-phosphate cytidylyltransferase — MDKYAVIVAGGKGVRMGNALPKQFLPLAGKPVLYYTIKAFADAYEDMKLILVLPADQLSYTQMVLQAFPERIDIAIVTGGLTRFHSVQNGLKEVPADSVVFVHDGVRPMVSPALIKACYEQAVTKGSAIPAIPVSDSMRQVEGDKSKPVDRQYMRSIQTPQTFLSEMLLPAFEQEYSEAFTDEATVVEAYGKQVYLINGERSNIKLTTPEDMLYAELMLKQQGTDE; from the coding sequence ATGGATAAATACGCAGTAATAGTAGCCGGGGGCAAAGGAGTAAGAATGGGTAACGCCCTGCCCAAACAGTTTCTGCCACTGGCGGGCAAACCCGTGTTATACTATACGATAAAAGCATTTGCGGACGCTTACGAGGATATGAAACTCATACTGGTGCTGCCTGCCGACCAGCTGAGCTATACACAAATGGTCTTACAGGCTTTTCCTGAACGAATAGACATAGCTATTGTTACAGGAGGCCTTACCCGCTTCCACAGCGTACAGAACGGGCTGAAAGAAGTACCGGCAGACTCCGTAGTGTTTGTGCACGACGGTGTGCGCCCGATGGTATCTCCTGCACTGATAAAGGCTTGCTACGAGCAGGCTGTTACCAAAGGCAGCGCCATACCTGCTATACCTGTTTCAGACAGTATGAGACAGGTAGAAGGTGATAAAAGCAAACCTGTTGACAGGCAATACATGCGGAGCATACAAACCCCGCAGACCTTCTTGTCAGAAATGCTGCTACCTGCATTTGAACAGGAGTATTCAGAGGCTTTTACAGATGAGGCTACCGTCGTAGAAGCATACGGCAAACAAGTGTATCTTATTAATGGCGAGCGCAGCAATATAAAACTTACAACACCGGAGGATATGCTCTATGCAGAGCTTATGTTGAAGCAGCAAGGTACTGATGAATAA
- the nusG gene encoding transcription termination/antitermination factor NusG produces MEPANEAQPPKPAKPEQETKWYVLRAISGKERKVKEYLDKEIQINGWGGSILQVLCPSEKVFKVQGGKKVLREKTLFPGYLMIEALDGKLTDDMIQTIKGVTNVIHFLGKDQPTALRKSEVNKMFGKMDEVDEQGISYADPYIIGETVRITDGPFNDFNGTVEEVNDEKKKLKVVVKIFGRATPVELSYMQVEKIA; encoded by the coding sequence ATGGAACCTGCAAACGAGGCACAGCCGCCAAAACCGGCTAAACCTGAGCAGGAAACCAAATGGTATGTTCTGCGCGCCATCAGCGGTAAAGAAAGAAAAGTGAAGGAATACCTGGACAAAGAGATCCAGATAAATGGCTGGGGTGGTTCTATACTGCAGGTGCTTTGCCCTTCTGAGAAGGTGTTCAAAGTACAGGGTGGTAAAAAGGTACTGCGCGAGAAAACACTGTTCCCGGGCTACCTGATGATAGAAGCACTGGATGGCAAACTGACTGATGACATGATACAAACCATAAAAGGTGTTACCAACGTAATACACTTTTTAGGTAAAGATCAGCCAACGGCACTACGCAAATCTGAGGTGAACAAGATGTTCGGTAAAATGGACGAAGTGGACGAGCAAGGCATCAGCTACGCAGATCCATACATCATCGGCGAGACGGTACGTATCACCGATGGTCCTTTCAACGACTTTAACGGTACGGTAGAAGAAGTGAACGACGAGAAGAAGAAACTGAAAGTGGTTGTGAAGATATTCGGACGTGCTACACCGGTAGAACTCAGCTATATGCAGGTTGAGAAGATAGCATAG
- a CDS encoding right-handed parallel beta-helix repeat-containing protein translates to MRKSIPLFVLFLLYTLTLNAATNISGQVRNNVTWTKSGSPYMIDAGVEIAPNVTVTIDPGTELILAGNLDIYGAIHLIGTSNDIIRFRSQDGNDKKLSFMTGNLPDTLKAQYCSFEHINLRAGGVNLAFDNCSFMNANSLFGSQTPASTVCITNCNITNTEINMGPSKTFFADKNVVVNGWFKTQYVNNVIITNNVISNGPYGIWCYYVNTPVFQNNIIFNTTQFGIDLVGGWLDTDNPISGNIITHNQDIGIRVRNSDAMLSGNSIYDNTTGIYYASSSQQATFENNCIYNNGENFRYNSAGSYAIGTNWWGTPDSTTIEGTIFDYEDDFKIGKISFMPVLQQAYTSCKTYIPTGIPDMAETNSISVSPNPCSNVINIKAAQGDNIRTIQLFDITGKEIYFSAFKNTNNVSIPATNYPSGVYIYKVTLNDNSIATGKISHQ, encoded by the coding sequence ATGCGAAAATCAATACCACTCTTCGTACTTTTTTTACTGTACACACTTACCTTAAATGCAGCGACAAATATCTCAGGACAAGTACGTAATAATGTTACATGGACAAAATCAGGGAGCCCTTATATGATAGACGCCGGAGTTGAGATTGCTCCGAATGTCACTGTTACTATTGATCCGGGAACAGAACTCATTCTTGCCGGCAACCTTGATATTTATGGAGCCATACACCTTATTGGCACGTCAAATGATATTATCCGGTTCAGGTCACAAGATGGGAATGATAAAAAACTGTCCTTTATGACTGGTAATCTACCGGATACCCTGAAGGCTCAATATTGCTCATTTGAGCATATCAATCTCAGGGCAGGTGGAGTAAACCTTGCTTTCGACAACTGTTCATTCATGAATGCCAATTCACTATTTGGTTCGCAAACGCCTGCCAGCACTGTTTGTATTACCAATTGTAATATCACAAACACCGAGATAAACATGGGCCCCTCGAAAACATTTTTTGCTGATAAAAATGTAGTTGTAAATGGTTGGTTCAAAACACAGTATGTGAACAATGTTATTATTACCAACAATGTTATTTCCAATGGTCCTTACGGCATCTGGTGTTACTATGTCAACACCCCTGTTTTTCAGAATAACATTATTTTCAATACGACACAATTCGGAATTGACCTTGTTGGTGGGTGGCTGGATACAGACAACCCTATCTCTGGCAATATTATCACACACAACCAGGATATTGGTATAAGAGTCCGAAATTCTGATGCTATGCTTTCCGGCAATAGTATCTATGATAACACCACAGGAATATATTATGCATCTTCTTCTCAGCAAGCAACCTTTGAGAATAACTGTATTTATAATAACGGCGAGAACTTCAGGTATAATTCAGCCGGTAGTTATGCTATAGGCACTAACTGGTGGGGCACTCCTGACTCAACAACCATAGAAGGTACTATCTTTGACTATGAAGATGACTTCAAAATAGGCAAGATCAGCTTCATGCCGGTACTGCAACAGGCTTATACCTCATGCAAAACATATATTCCTACCGGTATCCCTGATATGGCAGAAACAAATTCAATATCAGTTTCGCCTAATCCCTGCTCAAACGTCATCAATATCAAGGCTGCACAAGGAGATAATATCAGAACTATTCAATTATTTGACATAACAGGAAAAGAGATCTATTTCTCAGCCTTCAAAAACACAAATAATGTGAGCATCCCTGCTACTAATTATCCTTCCGGTGTGTACATTTACAAAGTAACACTAAATGACAACAGTATAGCAACAGGAAAAATAAGCCATCAATAA